A window of the Candidatus Aegiribacteria sp. genome harbors these coding sequences:
- a CDS encoding FAD/NAD(P)-binding protein: protein MMKNPYRSIETEVLKVTPETDTIKTFLLEPKEELTFKPGQFMELSVPGVGEAPFTPSSDSKITETMEITIVRVGKVTDAIHELKPGDTVGLRGPLGKGYPLTKFIGQDILVIGGGVGLAPIRTLMYGLFNMRKQLTNLVYRGGCRNPKEFLYRGQLEEWMKRDDLDMRLTVDQSDDSWEGPVGVVTTIMDDIDVNFARAKAIVCGPPVMMKFATFKLQELGVRDRNIYLSMEKNMSCGFGKCGHCRIGPYYCCKDGPVFTYDMIRDYPGIWE from the coding sequence ATGATGAAGAATCCGTACCGCTCCATTGAAACCGAGGTTCTGAAGGTTACACCGGAGACCGATACAATAAAAACCTTCCTCCTTGAACCAAAGGAAGAACTCACTTTCAAACCAGGGCAGTTCATGGAGCTTTCCGTCCCGGGTGTCGGTGAAGCTCCCTTCACTCCATCATCGGATTCAAAGATAACGGAAACAATGGAAATAACCATTGTCAGAGTCGGCAAAGTTACCGATGCAATACACGAACTGAAACCAGGTGATACCGTCGGCCTGAGGGGACCGCTTGGTAAGGGATATCCGCTTACTAAATTCATAGGTCAGGATATACTGGTCATCGGTGGCGGAGTAGGATTAGCACCTATCCGGACTCTTATGTACGGTCTTTTCAACATGAGAAAGCAGCTTACAAACCTTGTATACAGAGGCGGATGCAGAAACCCCAAGGAATTTCTTTACCGTGGACAACTCGAAGAGTGGATGAAACGGGATGACCTCGATATGAGACTCACGGTAGACCAGAGCGATGATTCCTGGGAAGGTCCGGTAGGAGTTGTTACAACTATAATGGATGATATTGACGTTAATTTCGCAAGAGCAAAGGCAATTGTATGCGGCCCTCCGGTAATGATGAAATTTGCCACATTCAAGCTTCAGGAGCTTGGCGTCAGAGACAGGAATATCTACCTATCCATGGAGAAGAACATGTCCTGCGGTTTCGGCAAGTGCGGGCATTGCAGGATAGGGCCCTATTACTGCTGCAAAGACGGTCCCGTTTTCACTTACGATATGATCCGGGATTATCCGGGAATCTGGGAGTAG
- a CDS encoding aspartate-semialdehyde dehydrogenase produces MIKVGVVGATGLVGETMIEVLQDRSFPSESFHPFASNKSEGKTVRFRNTDYPVEIITPEAISKGMILFGATSANIAKKWIPMCIEAKALVIDNSSAYRMNPDVLLVVPEVNGHLITGKEKIIANPNCSTIQLVAALAPLRQLGKIQWVSVATYQAVSGAGTPALEELKKQQDANPPENPAVRIHENIITSIGPPDESGYCNEEIKLMKESCKIMGLNIPVFAATARVPVRTGHTEAVVVKFDNPVHCDEAATTLHKAHGIAVTKSGSSPIDVEGTDIVVVDRIRNHPGDPSVLQFWVLADNLRKGAALNAVQIAEEYLRRQKH; encoded by the coding sequence ATGATTAAAGTCGGTGTTGTTGGAGCAACAGGACTTGTTGGCGAAACCATGATCGAGGTGCTTCAGGATCGCTCCTTTCCTTCTGAATCATTTCATCCCTTTGCCTCAAACAAATCGGAGGGAAAAACCGTCCGATTCAGAAACACGGATTACCCGGTTGAAATAATAACACCGGAAGCAATTAGCAAGGGGATGATACTCTTCGGTGCCACTTCCGCGAATATAGCAAAAAAGTGGATACCCATGTGCATCGAAGCAAAAGCGCTGGTAATCGATAATTCATCCGCTTACAGAATGAATCCAGATGTACTGCTCGTGGTGCCTGAAGTTAACGGACATCTTATTACCGGTAAGGAAAAAATCATCGCAAACCCCAACTGTTCAACCATCCAACTGGTTGCAGCCCTTGCCCCCCTGCGGCAACTCGGAAAAATACAATGGGTTTCGGTGGCCACTTACCAGGCGGTATCAGGTGCCGGTACACCGGCACTTGAAGAACTCAAGAAACAGCAGGATGCAAACCCTCCTGAAAATCCCGCTGTCAGAATCCATGAGAATATCATCACAAGCATCGGCCCACCTGACGAAAGCGGCTACTGCAACGAAGAAATCAAACTGATGAAGGAAAGCTGTAAGATAATGGGGCTGAATATTCCGGTGTTCGCTGCAACCGCAAGGGTTCCTGTGAGAACAGGACATACTGAAGCAGTCGTTGTAAAATTCGATAACCCTGTTCATTGCGATGAAGCTGCCACGACCCTTCATAAAGCCCATGGAATTGCTGTAACGAAATCCGGTTCTTCACCAATAGATGTGGAAGGCACAGACATCGTAGTTGTTGACAGAATTCGCAATCATCCCGGCGATCCATCGGTTCTGCAGTTCTGGGTACTTGCAGACAACCTCAGAAAAGGCGCGGCCCTTAACGCGGTTCAGATAGCTGAAGAATACCTTCGCAGGCAAAAGCACTGA
- a CDS encoding LysM peptidoglycan-binding domain-containing protein: MVLPVMQGGATGCSDIRTTDIPASLSAISDIQYRPERFPGRGDIKELVEQILRNEGVPLEVGALVWIESDFTVGCYSRVGAAGPWQLMPTTGRELGLTINDCVDERYSWVSSTRAAARYLRQLHNIFDNWVLAIAAYNCGPGRVQSGLRQGGSTFGEIDLPGETDAFVPRFASAAEAYVQVESESDRLAVVWIPAGFDLRLLAAETDLNIDTLMSLNRSYLLERTPDEGEAWEIIVPVAYAGEVFNTAWTIDPERYLVKQGNSWIGIASDLGVSSEVLMGLNPAGSLQPGMYIIIPESQRQPVNAGYVENPQFIRYTVRMGDTMGAIAASVGVSSREVAVWNEMSPDDTIFPGDVLLLRRSGASTVQEHQVNTVTLPENDEIDIVSGGGRIEHTIVEGDNLWDIAIRYGVSIEQIMYLNSLESNILSLGDVLVIIPE, translated from the coding sequence ATGGTTCTTCCAGTTATGCAGGGTGGCGCGACGGGATGCAGCGATATTCGTACAACTGATATACCTGCTTCCCTGTCAGCCATCAGCGATATTCAATACAGGCCTGAACGTTTTCCCGGCAGGGGAGATATAAAGGAACTGGTGGAGCAGATACTCAGAAACGAAGGAGTTCCCCTCGAAGTAGGCGCGCTTGTATGGATAGAAAGCGATTTTACCGTGGGCTGCTATTCCAGAGTGGGAGCAGCAGGCCCATGGCAGCTGATGCCCACAACGGGGCGTGAACTGGGGCTGACAATAAACGATTGCGTTGATGAAAGGTATTCCTGGGTTTCTTCCACAAGGGCTGCAGCAAGATATCTAAGGCAGCTGCACAATATTTTCGATAATTGGGTTCTTGCAATCGCAGCCTACAATTGTGGACCCGGAAGGGTTCAGTCAGGTCTTCGGCAGGGGGGCAGTACTTTTGGTGAAATAGATCTGCCCGGGGAAACCGATGCATTCGTCCCCCGCTTCGCCTCAGCCGCGGAAGCGTACGTTCAGGTTGAGTCTGAATCGGACAGATTGGCCGTTGTATGGATTCCGGCAGGTTTTGATCTTAGACTGCTGGCTGCTGAAACAGATCTTAATATCGATACACTTATGAGCCTGAACAGATCGTATCTGCTTGAAAGAACGCCTGATGAAGGAGAAGCCTGGGAAATAATCGTACCTGTTGCTTACGCCGGCGAAGTATTCAACACAGCCTGGACGATAGACCCGGAGAGGTATCTCGTGAAGCAGGGAAATTCCTGGATTGGAATAGCTTCTGATCTTGGAGTATCATCGGAAGTACTCATGGGGCTCAATCCAGCTGGATCACTTCAACCGGGAATGTACATCATCATTCCGGAGAGCCAGCGGCAGCCTGTAAATGCTGGATATGTAGAAAACCCTCAGTTCATCAGATATACAGTCCGCATGGGCGACACTATGGGCGCGATTGCAGCCAGTGTAGGTGTAAGTTCCAGGGAAGTGGCGGTGTGGAATGAGATGTCACCCGATGATACAATATTCCCAGGAGACGTTCTTTTGCTACGTCGCTCCGGAGCTTCAACGGTTCAGGAACATCAGGTGAATACAGTGACCCTTCCCGAAAATGATGAAATAGATATAGTATCAGGTGGAGGAAGAATTGAGCATACGATTGTTGAAGGAGATAATCTCTGGGATATTGCAATAAGATACGGAGTCTCCATCGAACAGATAATGTACCTTAATTCCCTTGAGAGCAATATACTCTCGCTTGGAGACGTTCTGGTAATCATACCTGAGTAG
- a CDS encoding transglycosylase SLT domain-containing protein — MLAEASGDSLLQSGMEVRAREEYLRAVLLRTPEDSHRACLIWKAADSSDLPSVLTAQLLLELTDSLAPYRALELGGANIGRDLLSCMSRNNCVMPEYLRLVLADSLLKTGEAELALTALSGVPGSLPERALRRRTILLYRGFLETGSLSSSDSLFSYAENSGGEELRSLLCHYRGMWMADEGISGYRNIFLKSFELWPAAPVHASAYDALRPQILADRDFAGSVADYFYSGGLWNELYDIAQNSPDPDPHLWYLAARTRDRLGFYDTAIEMLEQYLFRWPEGTDTPNAMIYLGRDLGRSGDWREGLAVLKQYGEEFPDHFRIGNLPWYIGDLLVENRQWQQAIPWFQMTLDRYPYNVTADDAHFYLCFSLLKSGRIIDAMVEFENFISKWTGSVYLSSAKYWLGKLLYSEGNPEGTAILEALIQAAPASLPAFFARELLGRSAWEPEFTDEPLDQWMAKNGYLPAVPPEAALRGLFLQEAGLRHFADGEFREAEEIVGGPEYLAPFYLDNEVWERRPISGYNMWDLAGSDRPRELWMLRYQKAWPELVVPAGEKYGLDSLLAWAIIRNESMFQPTCYSIAGARGLIQMIPSTSEYVAIENGWDDYSPDKLYDPAVSIEYGISYISGINRDFGGNPVIAAAAYNGGPHNAVHWGAADMDTDEFFALITYNETKSYVQNVHHAYMIYKALYRGRT, encoded by the coding sequence ATGCTTGCTGAAGCCAGCGGGGATTCCCTGCTGCAGTCAGGAATGGAAGTCAGGGCCAGGGAAGAATACTTAAGGGCTGTTCTGCTCAGAACGCCTGAAGACAGCCATAGAGCCTGCCTTATCTGGAAAGCTGCCGATTCCTCCGATTTACCCAGCGTGCTTACTGCCCAGCTGCTGCTAGAACTGACGGATTCCCTGGCTCCATACAGGGCACTTGAACTGGGAGGCGCCAATATCGGCAGGGATCTTCTTTCCTGCATGTCACGTAATAATTGCGTGATGCCTGAATATCTCCGCCTTGTTCTTGCAGATTCCCTTCTGAAAACCGGTGAAGCAGAATTAGCGCTGACCGCCCTAAGTGGAGTTCCCGGAAGTTTACCCGAAAGGGCTCTCAGAAGAAGAACAATCCTTTTGTACAGGGGCTTCCTTGAAACAGGTAGCCTATCATCATCGGATTCTCTATTTAGTTACGCTGAGAACTCAGGGGGTGAAGAACTTCGATCCCTTTTATGTCATTACAGGGGGATGTGGATGGCTGATGAAGGCATTTCCGGATACCGAAACATCTTTCTGAAGTCCTTTGAACTCTGGCCAGCGGCTCCTGTCCATGCCAGTGCGTATGACGCATTAAGGCCGCAAATACTCGCGGACAGGGATTTTGCCGGTTCAGTTGCTGATTACTTCTATAGCGGGGGACTCTGGAACGAACTGTACGATATAGCTCAGAATTCCCCCGATCCCGATCCGCACCTGTGGTATCTGGCCGCACGTACAAGGGACAGGCTGGGATTTTACGATACTGCCATAGAGATGCTTGAGCAGTATCTTTTCAGATGGCCGGAAGGGACGGATACACCCAATGCGATGATTTATCTTGGACGTGACCTGGGGCGTTCCGGCGACTGGCGGGAAGGGCTTGCGGTTTTAAAGCAGTACGGAGAGGAGTTTCCTGACCATTTCAGGATAGGAAACCTTCCCTGGTATATAGGCGACCTGCTGGTGGAGAACAGGCAATGGCAGCAGGCCATTCCCTGGTTTCAGATGACTCTTGACCGTTACCCGTACAATGTTACAGCTGATGACGCGCATTTCTATCTCTGTTTTTCGCTCCTCAAGTCCGGCAGAATAATCGACGCTATGGTCGAATTTGAAAATTTCATTTCAAAATGGACTGGAAGTGTATACCTATCATCCGCGAAATACTGGCTTGGCAAACTCCTTTATAGCGAAGGTAATCCTGAAGGTACAGCCATACTCGAGGCTCTGATTCAGGCAGCTCCCGCAAGTCTTCCCGCCTTTTTCGCAAGGGAATTACTGGGACGGTCTGCCTGGGAACCTGAATTTACAGATGAGCCACTTGATCAATGGATGGCAAAAAATGGATATTTACCCGCTGTACCGCCGGAAGCCGCTTTAAGGGGGTTGTTTCTTCAGGAAGCGGGGCTGAGACATTTCGCGGATGGTGAGTTCAGGGAAGCGGAAGAGATCGTAGGCGGACCCGAGTACCTTGCTCCTTTCTACCTTGATAACGAAGTCTGGGAAAGGAGACCCATTTCGGGATACAATATGTGGGATCTGGCTGGCAGCGATAGGCCAAGAGAGTTGTGGATGCTGCGATATCAAAAGGCATGGCCGGAGCTTGTGGTTCCAGCGGGTGAGAAGTATGGACTGGATTCCCTTCTGGCATGGGCCATAATCAGGAATGAAAGCATGTTCCAGCCCACATGTTACTCAATTGCTGGAGCAAGGGGACTCATCCAGATGATTCCAAGCACCTCTGAATATGTAGCGATTGAAAATGGATGGGATGATTATTCGCCTGACAAGCTATACGACCCGGCAGTTTCCATAGAATACGGAATCAGCTACATATCCGGCATAAACAGGGATTTCGGTGGTAATCCCGTGATTGCCGCGGCAGCTTACAACGGAGGGCCTCACAACGCAGTTCATTGGGGTGCTGCGGATATGGATACCGATGAATTCTTTGCGCTCATAACTTACAATGAGACGAAGAGTTACGTACAGAATGTTCATCATGCGTACATGATATATAAGGCGTTGTATCGGGGTCGGACGTAA
- a CDS encoding 4Fe-4S dicluster domain-containing protein, protein MFFIKRGDLDQLLQSLRGDYRVYVPRKMGDNTGYYLLGESDTDYVIGEIRSFEPLKSFFFLGREKVADDFKPDIPRHQKPPCIVGAKACDLKGFRILDFVFIDDEYGDPTYMKAREEGLIISADCTSAGETCFCTAIGIDPWPDSEFDINLSPVDDGFIVTTGSKKGRNIIENNKNLFSEETEAQVKVVKQNRNNVKSDVAKQAKAKGIPAADRLQRIVNKKYESNIWEDSSEGCVECGACNTICPTCHCFLLYDQKSDGKLARFRIWDSCMINDFATVAGGENPRAGLWMRFRNRFDKKFNYFPEVAKEVGCTGCGRCIAACPGKIDIREVLARLEI, encoded by the coding sequence ATGTTTTTTATAAAACGGGGTGATCTTGATCAGCTTCTTCAATCTCTCAGGGGGGATTACAGAGTATACGTTCCCCGAAAAATGGGGGACAATACAGGCTACTATCTTTTGGGCGAATCCGATACGGATTACGTGATCGGAGAGATCAGATCTTTCGAACCTCTAAAATCTTTCTTTTTCCTTGGTAGAGAAAAAGTTGCGGATGATTTCAAGCCGGATATTCCACGACATCAAAAACCACCATGCATTGTTGGCGCAAAGGCATGCGATCTGAAAGGTTTCAGAATTCTTGATTTCGTGTTCATCGATGATGAATACGGAGATCCCACTTACATGAAGGCAAGAGAAGAGGGGCTGATAATATCAGCTGACTGCACAAGTGCGGGCGAAACATGCTTCTGCACAGCGATAGGTATCGATCCCTGGCCTGATTCCGAGTTTGATATAAATCTTTCTCCCGTTGATGACGGTTTCATTGTTACTACGGGAAGCAAAAAAGGCCGTAATATTATAGAAAACAATAAGAACCTGTTCAGCGAAGAAACTGAAGCTCAGGTGAAAGTTGTCAAGCAGAACAGGAATAATGTCAAATCAGATGTAGCGAAACAGGCAAAGGCGAAGGGAATTCCTGCAGCTGACAGGCTGCAGCGGATTGTCAATAAGAAGTACGAATCGAATATCTGGGAGGATTCTTCAGAAGGTTGCGTGGAATGCGGAGCCTGCAATACGATATGTCCTACCTGTCACTGTTTTCTTCTGTACGATCAGAAATCCGATGGTAAACTTGCCAGATTCAGAATTTGGGATTCCTGCATGATTAATGATTTTGCCACAGTGGCCGGAGGCGAGAACCCAAGAGCCGGATTATGGATGAGGTTTAGAAACAGATTCGATAAGAAATTTAACTACTTCCCTGAAGTGGCCAAAGAGGTAGGCTGTACGGGGTGCGGCAGATGTATAGCTGCCTGTCCCGGTAAGATAGATATCAGGGAAGTTCTGGCAAGACTGGAAATATGA
- a CDS encoding tetratricopeptide repeat protein, which yields MGKKPKAEETEHTIDELITGIGKLVYKLNESVVNIDNRIEKLEAGISSLLEQKFESVTAELVKTNEFLAGISKSAPIVSTDTKETEKPVSGESADVPANGLIEKLDELKAEVTGIRENLTSAEDKFLKALNEGPEESVDKEFFKKEFSEVSLMISESASSIQKTVLDVIGQSDESREEVLAVNLKVLSDGIGEISSKMDKASDNLQKKLKKIQTSTAEEVGAIGSSVKESTDAQKEQLQQMKELLTLHSVEVKDNRVKSLNRSAIVHFNNAEYDQALSKLKEALEISPDSSELLANMAHIEASQGQLKDAEESFRKALDINPDLEPAISGLGTVLVMTGRSDETIDFLQKYLDEDSDASTDIMIALSRAYAAQDNHVKALALLEKAVKAAPGHPGLEQELAKYKD from the coding sequence ATGGGTAAAAAGCCGAAAGCTGAAGAAACTGAACATACCATAGACGAACTGATTACCGGAATAGGCAAACTTGTTTACAAGCTCAATGAATCAGTGGTGAACATTGACAACCGTATCGAGAAGCTTGAGGCCGGTATTTCATCTTTGCTTGAGCAGAAGTTCGAAAGCGTAACTGCAGAACTGGTGAAAACAAACGAGTTCCTGGCCGGTATCAGCAAGTCGGCGCCGATAGTCAGTACTGATACAAAGGAAACCGAGAAACCAGTTTCCGGTGAATCTGCCGATGTACCCGCAAACGGGTTGATAGAGAAACTTGATGAACTGAAGGCTGAAGTCACAGGTATAAGGGAAAACCTTACCAGTGCCGAGGATAAGTTTCTGAAAGCTCTCAATGAAGGACCGGAGGAATCCGTTGATAAAGAATTCTTCAAAAAGGAATTCAGTGAAGTGTCCCTGATGATCTCTGAATCGGCATCATCCATTCAGAAAACGGTTTTAGACGTTATAGGTCAGTCCGATGAGAGTAGAGAAGAGGTACTCGCTGTGAATCTGAAGGTTCTTTCTGACGGAATTGGCGAAATTTCGTCGAAAATGGATAAAGCCAGTGACAACCTCCAGAAAAAGCTTAAAAAAATTCAGACGTCAACAGCGGAAGAAGTCGGTGCAATCGGCAGCAGTGTGAAAGAAAGCACCGATGCACAGAAAGAACAGCTTCAGCAGATGAAAGAACTGCTTACGCTTCACTCGGTTGAAGTTAAGGATAACAGAGTAAAAAGTCTCAACCGTTCCGCAATAGTACATTTCAACAACGCGGAATACGATCAGGCACTTTCAAAACTCAAGGAAGCTCTGGAAATAAGTCCTGACAGTTCCGAATTGCTTGCGAACATGGCTCATATCGAGGCATCACAGGGACAACTCAAAGATGCGGAAGAGAGTTTTAGAAAAGCTCTCGATATTAATCCAGATCTGGAGCCTGCGATATCCGGCCTGGGAACCGTACTTGTTATGACCGGGAGGTCAGACGAAACCATTGATTTTCTTCAGAAGTATCTGGATGAGGATTCCGACGCTTCTACCGACATCATGATAGCCCTCAGCAGAGCTTACGCCGCTCAGGATAACCATGTAAAAGCACTGGCACTGCTGGAGAAAGCAGTAAAGGCTGCCCCGGGACATCCTGGACTGGAACAGGAACTTGCCAAGTACAAGGACTAA
- the holA gene encoding DNA polymerase III subunit delta, translating to MKIRKYNEMDDMARNASDGAILVTAGPDLYQSGRLRSIVVDRFRKTLDYDILRYEGDNLGEGDLKRHLFENSLFSSGKLIVISNAHKLGKFSISELLEAIKTGLSDSALFLTSSKVPRESAILRKLEKAVPFYICYEPFDRDMPIWVKRLASEEKISLKRDTVQLLIEYSGRNLRRLSDAVTKLAIYHGPGAVIDRSGMIEVISGKGGTDIFHLGDMVFSNVRGEAVDTAWSLLKRGEEPVAMIAYLFSLWSKVIGAIETVTTGGGSKEVSAKTGAKYPLIDKLMKYSRTASKVDTAIAAEAFAEADYGIKTGVDHLVVFARLIFTLTSGRS from the coding sequence GTGAAAATCAGAAAATACAATGAAATGGATGATATGGCCCGTAATGCTTCGGACGGGGCGATACTAGTAACAGCTGGGCCTGACCTTTACCAGTCGGGACGGCTTCGGAGTATAGTTGTTGATAGATTCAGAAAAACTCTGGATTACGATATTCTTCGATACGAAGGCGATAACCTTGGAGAGGGAGATCTCAAAAGGCATCTCTTCGAAAATTCCCTGTTTTCAAGCGGTAAGCTGATTGTAATATCGAACGCTCACAAACTTGGAAAGTTCTCGATATCTGAACTGCTTGAAGCCATAAAAACGGGGCTCAGCGATTCAGCTCTTTTTCTGACGTCTTCGAAAGTCCCCAGGGAATCCGCAATATTACGCAAGCTGGAGAAAGCAGTTCCATTCTATATATGTTATGAACCTTTTGACAGGGACATGCCCATATGGGTAAAAAGACTGGCTTCGGAGGAGAAAATCAGTCTCAAGAGAGATACCGTTCAGCTTCTGATAGAGTACTCGGGAAGAAATCTCCGAAGACTTTCGGATGCCGTGACAAAGCTGGCTATTTACCACGGTCCCGGTGCCGTTATAGACAGAAGCGGTATGATTGAAGTGATCTCCGGAAAGGGAGGAACCGATATTTTCCATCTTGGAGATATGGTTTTCAGTAACGTTAGAGGTGAAGCGGTGGATACTGCATGGTCTCTTTTAAAACGTGGAGAGGAACCCGTAGCTATGATTGCTTACCTTTTCAGTTTGTGGAGTAAGGTAATCGGGGCAATCGAAACTGTCACTACTGGTGGAGGCAGTAAAGAAGTGTCGGCGAAAACAGGTGCGAAGTATCCACTTATTGACAAGCTTATGAAATACTCAAGAACCGCCAGCAAGGTTGATACAGCCATCGCTGCAGAAGCTTTTGCGGAGGCTGACTATGGTATTAAGACTGGTGTAGATCACCTTGTTGTATTTGCTCGGTTGATCTTCACCTTGACAAGTGGTCGTTCATAA
- a CDS encoding NADH-quinone oxidoreductase subunit H, with protein MTFVYLVVFGFAATALLGLITSWIDRKVTARVQYRVGPPFLQPFYDIVKLLGKETVIPAGASKGAFLIAPVIGISGVIVVSTLLWVNQFFSEGFMGDWIVAMYLLTVPSLSLILGGFASGNPLASLGASREMKLVIAYELPFILVALVPVINAHSIRLGDIISVQAEGVFAGSISGVLALVVAILCVQAKLALVPFDIPEAETEIVEGPIVEYSGPGLAIFKLMKNMLLFVLPFFLIILFFGGLRFDGINILWTVLEYVGIVAVITVIRNTNPRVRIDQAVRFFWGPMTLLAIAAVVLALKGL; from the coding sequence ATGACGTTCGTCTACCTGGTTGTTTTCGGATTCGCAGCTACGGCTCTACTCGGTCTGATAACCAGCTGGATTGACAGAAAAGTTACCGCGAGGGTTCAATACAGGGTAGGCCCTCCATTCCTTCAGCCTTTTTACGATATAGTGAAGCTTCTTGGCAAGGAAACCGTTATACCTGCAGGTGCTTCAAAGGGCGCGTTTCTCATTGCTCCGGTAATTGGAATTTCCGGAGTGATAGTGGTTTCAACTCTGTTATGGGTCAATCAGTTCTTCTCCGAGGGTTTCATGGGTGACTGGATCGTGGCTATGTATCTTCTAACAGTTCCCTCACTCAGTCTTATTCTGGGCGGATTCGCTTCAGGTAATCCTCTTGCCAGTCTGGGAGCTTCGAGGGAAATGAAGCTTGTTATCGCGTATGAGCTTCCCTTTATACTCGTGGCTCTTGTTCCGGTTATCAACGCCCATTCCATTCGTCTTGGTGACATTATCAGTGTCCAGGCAGAGGGAGTATTTGCCGGCAGTATTTCCGGTGTACTGGCTTTGGTAGTTGCCATTCTATGTGTTCAGGCAAAGCTTGCGCTGGTTCCCTTTGACATCCCCGAAGCCGAAACGGAAATTGTGGAGGGCCCGATAGTGGAATACTCAGGCCCCGGGCTTGCCATATTCAAACTGATGAAGAACATGCTTCTATTTGTTCTTCCGTTCTTCCTGATTATTCTCTTCTTCGGAGGGCTCCGATTTGACGGAATAAACATCCTCTGGACCGTTCTTGAATACGTAGGAATAGTAGCTGTTATCACAGTCATCCGAAATACTAACCCCAGGGTTCGGATAGATCAGGCTGTGAGGTTTTTCTGGGGACCGATGACACTTTTAGCTATTGCTGCCGTTGTACTGGCACTTAAAGGTTTATAG